From a region of the Leptospira kmetyi serovar Malaysia str. Bejo-Iso9 genome:
- a CDS encoding SpoIIE family protein phosphatase has translation MQFSKIFFFLIGPFALIILVMISSPWNAGDGLRAYQGKIDLRGIQDPDFGMTKLNGEWEFNWLQEPDDGVENHSKGFIGVPGSWTNESKSHQAYPKFGYATYRLKVFLPDVWKKKILSVSLGAVASAYRVKINGQLIGECGIPGISADTTIPRIEPRDFLFFADEDEIQVEIFVSNYSSTMPGVLLPISIGPSDSAGVSRAITLFFDIFSFSSLLIMGIYHIFQYLYLRSSVSPLYFGMYSLVICLRTSIINSKIVMLFFPQIPWSWINKINHLTLSISVPFFLLFFSSVFAPYVNRKFINAGVIFSILFSIVTLFGDMQFNNQNISIYHYFILATIFYLFYTILKIDFDKERNYTYILYGSGILFIAVLVDLFYARVLKTGSIQTSHYALVFFVFLQSLLLASERSRKFAETRELALNLRTSNLELFEMKEQLVQKIEDRTRVLNDNIIQINRELEIAQNVQRKILTPLDRSISGIRFHYEYMPLEKVGGDFLDVSEILPGKVRVVIADAVGHGVQASLMTMALKTEYEELKNLENPAQILKELNFRFLKKFDSLESIFPCMIGDIDVEREEFTYASAGHPDQILQLPGEFPSLLQKTGPILGLFESLEIASKTVAFPTGSRLLLFSDGLIENRMKDSLNTKQYNMELITKTLHEGRELGLIALIQEIIKIEELTRGENPRYDDITVIAVESYSTKKV, from the coding sequence ATGCAATTTTCAAAAATATTCTTTTTCTTAATCGGTCCGTTCGCGCTTATCATTTTAGTCATGATTTCCTCCCCTTGGAACGCGGGGGACGGTCTCAGAGCCTATCAAGGCAAAATCGATCTCCGAGGAATTCAAGATCCCGACTTCGGAATGACCAAACTCAACGGAGAATGGGAATTCAACTGGTTGCAAGAACCGGACGACGGAGTCGAAAATCATTCCAAAGGTTTTATCGGAGTTCCAGGTTCTTGGACGAACGAATCCAAAAGCCACCAAGCTTATCCGAAGTTCGGTTACGCGACCTATCGTCTGAAGGTCTTTCTTCCGGATGTTTGGAAAAAGAAAATTCTTTCCGTCTCCTTGGGCGCGGTCGCTTCCGCGTATCGAGTAAAGATCAACGGGCAATTGATCGGAGAATGCGGAATCCCCGGAATCAGCGCGGATACGACGATCCCGAGAATCGAACCGAGGGATTTTTTATTCTTTGCGGACGAGGACGAGATCCAAGTCGAAATTTTCGTTTCCAATTACTCATCCACGATGCCCGGAGTTCTTCTTCCGATTTCGATCGGTCCTTCCGATTCCGCGGGAGTTTCCAGAGCGATCACTTTGTTCTTCGATATATTCTCCTTCAGCAGTCTTCTGATTATGGGAATCTATCATATATTCCAATATCTTTATCTAAGAAGCAGCGTTTCTCCGCTTTATTTCGGAATGTACAGCCTCGTAATCTGTCTTAGAACTTCGATTATAAATTCAAAAATCGTAATGTTATTTTTTCCGCAGATCCCCTGGTCGTGGATCAATAAGATCAATCATCTTACCTTGTCCATAAGCGTACCGTTTTTTCTTCTGTTTTTCAGTTCCGTTTTTGCGCCTTACGTGAATCGGAAGTTCATCAACGCGGGTGTGATCTTTTCGATTCTTTTCTCCATCGTGACTTTGTTCGGGGATATGCAGTTCAACAACCAGAACATATCGATCTATCACTACTTTATTCTCGCGACGATTTTTTATCTGTTCTACACGATTCTAAAGATCGATTTCGATAAGGAAAGAAATTACACTTACATTCTCTACGGCTCGGGAATTCTTTTTATCGCGGTGCTCGTGGATTTATTCTATGCGCGCGTTTTGAAAACCGGAAGTATTCAGACTTCCCATTACGCGCTCGTGTTTTTCGTATTTCTACAATCGCTTCTTCTCGCATCCGAACGATCCAGAAAATTCGCGGAGACCCGCGAGCTTGCTTTGAACTTAAGAACTTCCAATCTCGAACTTTTCGAGATGAAGGAACAACTCGTTCAAAAGATCGAAGATCGAACCCGCGTGTTGAACGATAACATTATCCAGATCAACCGCGAGTTGGAAATCGCGCAGAACGTGCAGAGAAAAATTCTTACGCCTCTGGATCGAAGTATATCCGGCATCCGCTTTCATTACGAATACATGCCACTTGAAAAAGTGGGAGGCGACTTTTTGGACGTTTCCGAAATTCTTCCCGGAAAGGTGAGAGTTGTGATCGCGGACGCGGTCGGTCACGGGGTTCAGGCTTCTTTGATGACGATGGCCTTAAAGACGGAATACGAAGAACTGAAGAATCTGGAAAACCCCGCGCAGATTCTCAAGGAATTGAACTTTCGGTTCTTGAAAAAATTCGATTCTTTGGAAAGTATTTTCCCGTGTATGATCGGCGACATAGACGTGGAAAGGGAAGAATTCACATACGCATCGGCGGGACATCCCGATCAGATTCTTCAGTTGCCGGGAGAATTTCCTTCCTTATTGCAAAAGACGGGACCGATTCTCGGCTTGTTCGAATCCTTGGAAATCGCATCGAAGACGGTCGCGTTTCCTACCGGTTCCAGACTTCTGCTGTTCTCGGACGGGTTGATCGAAAATCGTATGAAGGATTCCTTAAATACGAAACAATACAATATGGAACTGATTACTAAAACCCTTCACGAAGGAAGGGAACTCGGATTGATCGCGTTGATTCAGGAGATCATTAAGATCGAGG
- the rssA gene encoding patatin-like phospholipase RssA: MKKDKNSFQTDTNRPESAVSLRNELISKPGRKQKSVGLALGSGSARGWSHIGVIRVLESYGWKPDIICGTSIGSLVGAFYAADKLDRLEEWVQTLEWKDILGFMDISFGGGLLGGKKLFDFFEKEFKDLNFEHLTKKYGAVATDIDNGSEIWLREGSVPEAVRASISLPGIFSPVKRDDRWLVDGGLVNPVPVSLCKAMGAEFVIAVDLNQDLLDRKESNEESNPKENSRKSFLSHFWGKDLEENLRKEKDEKPGMIEVMSKSINVMQIRITRSRMAGDPPDVMIAPRLRNIGLMEFHRAKECIEEGKRATELISGYLEKPY; encoded by the coding sequence TTGAAAAAAGATAAAAATTCTTTCCAAACCGATACAAACCGGCCGGAATCCGCGGTTTCTTTGAGGAACGAACTTATTTCCAAACCGGGTCGTAAACAAAAGAGCGTCGGTTTGGCCCTAGGAAGCGGTTCCGCAAGAGGATGGTCGCATATCGGCGTTATTCGTGTTTTGGAATCCTACGGTTGGAAACCGGATATTATCTGCGGAACCTCCATCGGTTCCCTCGTCGGTGCGTTTTACGCCGCCGATAAACTGGATCGATTGGAAGAATGGGTTCAGACCTTGGAATGGAAGGACATTCTCGGGTTTATGGACATCTCTTTTGGAGGAGGTCTTCTCGGTGGAAAGAAATTATTCGACTTCTTCGAAAAGGAATTTAAAGATCTTAACTTCGAACACCTAACGAAAAAATACGGAGCGGTTGCTACAGACATAGACAACGGTTCCGAAATCTGGCTTCGCGAAGGTTCCGTTCCGGAAGCGGTTCGCGCTTCGATTTCTTTGCCGGGAATTTTTTCTCCCGTCAAACGGGACGATCGTTGGCTCGTCGACGGAGGCCTTGTCAATCCCGTGCCTGTTTCTCTTTGTAAGGCGATGGGAGCCGAGTTCGTAATCGCCGTCGATTTAAACCAAGACTTGTTGGATCGAAAAGAATCGAACGAAGAATCCAATCCGAAAGAAAACAGTCGCAAGTCCTTTCTCTCTCATTTTTGGGGAAAGGATTTGGAGGAGAATCTCCGCAAAGAAAAGGATGAAAAACCGGGAATGATCGAAGTCATGTCCAAGAGCATCAACGTTATGCAGATTCGGATCACTCGAAGTAGAATGGCCGGCGATCCGCCGGATGTGATGATCGCTCCGAGACTGAGAAACATCGGTCTTATGGAATTTCATCGCGCCAAAGAATGTATCGAAGAAGGAAAAAGAGCGACGGAACTGATCTCCGGATATTTGGAAAAACCGTATTGA